The Deltaproteobacteria bacterium region CCTTCGCCCACTCCGGTATCCACTGATAGATACCCTCCGTGGTTTTTTACGATCCCGTACACGGCGGCCAAACCCAACCCACGCCCCTGGAACTTGGTCGAAAAAAAGGGATCGAAGATTCTCTCCCTGGTCTCATCGTCCATTCCTTTGCCGTCGTCCTCCACCCTCAAGCAGGCATAAGGGCCCGGCTTGAGCCCCGGATGTCTCTGGGAAAAGGTCTCATCCACCTCCCTGTCAAAAGCGGATATTCGTACCCGGCCTTCGCCTTCGATGGCCTCCAGGGCATTGTCCACCAGGGCCTCGAGGGCCATTTTCAGTTGTGTACCATCACCTCTTATCGGGGACACATCCTGCACAAGCCTCAACTCCAGCTTTATATTTGACGGAAACTGCTCCCGAAACCGGGGAAGACAAGATTGAACCAGCTCGTACAAAGAGATGGAACCTGACAGGTACTTTCCGCCCCTTGCATAGGCCAGGAGTTTCATGGTCAACTCACCCATTTTGGAGGCGCAAGCCCTGATGGGCCCCAGGCTCTTTTTTCCTCCAAACCCGGGAAGACTCATCTCCAGGAGGTCCAGATGGGAAAAAATGACGGACAGGGCATTATTGAACTGGTGAGCGATGCCCCCTGCCAGGGTTGCTACCGCCTCCATCCTGCGGGCCTGTTGGAGTTCAATTTCCATGCTCCTGGTCTTAGTGATGTCTCGCGCCATGTGGACAGCCGAGACGATGTTTCCCTTATCGTCGAACACCGGATCCACCGTCACCAGGAGCCACCGTCCGTCCGGTAACAGTACTTCGGTACTCGATCTTTTCCCTTCCCTGATCATCCTGGGGACTGGGCAATCGGGAATCGGTTCCTCTGTGTGATGGACAAGGGAGTAACATTTCCGCCCCACGATCTTTTCTTCGGGCAATCCCAGAAGTCTCCCGCCGGCTTGGTTCGATCTCATGATATTAAAATCTAGATCTACGAGGCAAATCCAGTCCGAGATGGCATTGAATGTCTTCTCCCACTCAACCCGGCTCCGTTCCAGGGCCTCCTCCATGAGCTTGCGTTCGGTAATGGGCAAAATGGCCTCCAGGACCGCCGTCACCTTTCCTTCCGCGTCCCTGAGGGGGGTGGCAACGATCTGAATCCAGATCCTGTTTCCTTTGGCGTCCCTGCCCTCCTGCTCCTGGGTGACGGAATCCTTTCCCGTGGCGAAAATTTCCTGTGCGCCGCAGCCCGGGCACATCCCGGGCTGCTGGAAGTAGGCCCTATAGCAGGGCTTTCCCTCCACTTCCCCGAAAAGGTCCTTGAGGATCTTGTTTGCCCAAAGCGTCCGGTAGTCCCTGGAGATGACCGCTAGGCCGATGCCGGCATTCCGGGTGACCGCATCCAGCTTATCCCTCTCAAGCCGGGCCTCTCTCTCGGCCCTTTCCCGCTCCTCGATCTCCCACTTCAGTTCCTCGTTTCTTTCTTCAAGTTCGACCGTCTGATCCGCCACCCTTTCGGCGAATCGCTCCCGAATCTCCACCAGTTCCCTGATTGAGAAGTGAATTCGCCTGGCCGTAAGATAGGTAAGGACCCCGAAAAGCAGGAGCATGGCACCCATGGCCAGGTGTAGGCCGTCACGAAGGAGGCTGAAACGCACGATGGTCGGGACAAGGGCCGGGATGCTGAAAGCGAGATAGGCAGGCATGACGGGAGAGAGGGTTCCGACCCCTCCTGCCACCATCCCCACCAGCACGAAGGCTATAAGTACTTGATGGGCAGAAGAATTTTCGGGAAAGAGAAGTAACCCGGCCGAACCCCACAAGGCCCCGGAAAGAGCGATCCCTGCCAGAAACCACCTCCGTGCGCGGAGGACCTGACGCCCTCCCTCAAGAATCCCCTGGAAACGCCTGACCAAGGGGTACCGTAGCAATGCAAAGAGCACCGATACAATCAGCCACGGGATCAACAGATTGTGGGAAATCTTTTTCCAAAGGATGAAGGCAAGAATGGGGGCGTTTACGAGGGTGCCGGCGATACCCACGGGCGCAAGGCGATAAAGCTCCTCCACCAGGCATGCCCCCACATTGGTATCCACACCATCGGGATATTGCCCAATTTGTTTCGCTTGCATATAATCCCTTGTCGTTGTGGTTTAGGCCCGCTGATCCCTTCCAAATCCAGGGAATCCCGCCTCTCCGTAATCGTCAACTCCAGATCCATCCTGGCTGACAAACAAAACCACCAGGGGAATAATGCAATCTCCTCTCCACTCAAAAACAAAAATTTCTATCCTTTATCAAGAAGTT contains the following coding sequences:
- a CDS encoding PAS domain-containing protein encodes the protein MQAKQIGQYPDGVDTNVGACLVEELYRLAPVGIAGTLVNAPILAFILWKKISHNLLIPWLIVSVLFALLRYPLVRRFQGILEGGRQVLRARRWFLAGIALSGALWGSAGLLLFPENSSAHQVLIAFVLVGMVAGGVGTLSPVMPAYLAFSIPALVPTIVRFSLLRDGLHLAMGAMLLLFGVLTYLTARRIHFSIRELVEIRERFAERVADQTVELEERNEELKWEIEERERAEREARLERDKLDAVTRNAGIGLAVISRDYRTLWANKILKDLFGEVEGKPCYRAYFQQPGMCPGCGAQEIFATGKDSVTQEQEGRDAKGNRIWIQIVATPLRDAEGKVTAVLEAILPITERKLMEEALERSRVEWEKTFNAISDWICLVDLDFNIMRSNQAGGRLLGLPEEKIVGRKCYSLVHHTEEPIPDCPVPRMIREGKRSSTEVLLPDGRWLLVTVDPVFDDKGNIVSAVHMARDITKTRSMEIELQQARRMEAVATLAGGIAHQFNNALSVIFSHLDLLEMSLPGFGGKKSLGPIRACASKMGELTMKLLAYARGGKYLSGSISLYELVQSCLPRFREQFPSNIKLELRLVQDVSPIRGDGTQLKMALEALVDNALEAIEGEGRVRISAFDREVDETFSQRHPGLKPGPYACLRVEDDGKGMDDETRERIFDPFFSTKFQGRGLGLAAVYGIVKNHGGYLSVDTGVGEGTTVCIYLPVYQENPPRKGSGSD